DNA from Streptomyces sp. NBC_01260:
GCGGGTCCGGTCATCGGAGGGTGCGACGCCGCGCTCCGAACGCCGGGCCCGCTGAACCCGTTCCCGAATTCCTGGAAGAGGGTGGAACGCGTGGACCGTTGCGTCGTCCTGGTGGACGCCGGCTACCTGCTGGGCGCAGCCGCGAGCCTGCTGGCCGGAGAGCCCGCCCGTTCCCGCATCACCGTCGACCATGCGGCCCTGATCCAGGGGCTCCGGGAGCGGGCGGAGGCCGATACGGAGCAGCCGTTGCTGCGGATCTACTGGTTCGACGGGGCCCCCGACCGCGTACCGCAGCCCGAGCACCGCAGGCTGCGCGTCATGTCGCGGGTGACGGTGCGCCTGGGGGCCCTCACTCGCAGTGACGGGCGGTGGGCTCAGAAGGGTGTCGACGCGGCGATGCACGCCGAGCTCACCGAGCTCGCGCGGAACCGGGCCTGCTCCGATGTGGTCCTGGTGACCGGCGACGGCGATCTGCTGCCCGGTCTGATGTCGGCCAAGGAACACGGCGTCGCCGTCCACCTCTGGGCGGTCCAGGCCGCCGACGGCGACTACAACCAGTCGGAGGACCTCGTCGCCGAGGCCGATGAACGGCGCGTGCTGGACCGGGCCTGGATCACTCGCGCCGTACGGGCCAAGGAGACCGGCGGCCCGTGCGCGCCGCCGCCCGCCGCGCGGAATTCCGAGATCGCCGCGATCCTCTCCGCACCGCTGCCCGAGGCGGCCCTCGCTGCCTCCGCCGAGCGGGCCTCCCAGGCCCAGGCCCAGGCCCAGGCCGAGGCCGCCCGCGACGAGGCGTCCGAGCCGCCCGACGAGAACGCCGCCCACACCCCGCACAGCCACGCGGGCCGCGGCGTCCCCACCCCGAAGGACCTCGCGGGCACCCTGCGCGGACCCGGAGCCCAGCCGGCTCAGCACCCCACCCAGCCGCCGCCCGCCAACGCCACCCTGCGCTGGTCCTCGGACCGGGGCTGGGTGGAGCGCGGCGGCCCCCTCGGCGAGTCCCCGGAGACCGCGTCCCTCCCGACGCTGGCCCAGATCACCAGCGCCGAGCAGCGCTGGGCGGACCGCGAGGAGGACATCACCACGGTCGGCGGCGACCCGTTCGAG
Protein-coding regions in this window:
- a CDS encoding NYN domain-containing protein; this translates as MERVDRCVVLVDAGYLLGAAASLLAGEPARSRITVDHAALIQGLRERAEADTEQPLLRIYWFDGAPDRVPQPEHRRLRVMSRVTVRLGALTRSDGRWAQKGVDAAMHAELTELARNRACSDVVLVTGDGDLLPGLMSAKEHGVAVHLWAVQAADGDYNQSEDLVAEADERRVLDRAWITRAVRAKETGGPCAPPPAARNSEIAAILSAPLPEAALAASAERASQAQAQAQAEAARDEASEPPDENAAHTPHSHAGRGVPTPKDLAGTLRGPGAQPAQHPTQPPPANATLRWSSDRGWVERGGPLGESPETASLPTLAQITSAEQRWADREEDITTVGGDPFEVGQVFARRWMERLPETVHLQKLSTMYPRVPHRIDGELLRYAARFGLLAHKDDQIDEHDRYAIRAGFWREIDVRAAAEHAPPLPEKHAPPAARTEKPAPAGD